In Chrysemys picta bellii isolate R12L10 chromosome 4, ASM1138683v2, whole genome shotgun sequence, the sequence tgtcagtgtttggcccccggctgggctctggggggggagagggcagagaagcaggaactGAGTTGTCAGGGTTTCTTTAACtttctactcctggggaaatttttGAGTGTATCTGTACTGTTACAgaaatacttgctgacaggtattttgaaataaattaccaaaataattgaaactggtatgattatatagtgttattttgacaaataaaattttcagaatttcgCATAATTTTAAGATGTGcgcaggatttttaatttttttggtgcagaattcccccaggagtaatttaaAGCCCTTCCATTAGGTAGAAATTGCATCTTTCCCTAATTGAATTACAGCTGATGGTTTCTGTGGAGACTTGTCCCAAAACTAGGAACTCGCCATTCAAGGTTTGATGAGTCAGAACTTCACAGTTATTTACATCTGGGAGATTACTCTTTAGCACTCCCGGTGGAGGTCATTTACAGGTGCTCACAGAGAAACGCACGCACATTGACACCCTAACACAGTACCCCAAATACCGTTCCTCCTGTTGTGCACAAAGGAAATTGCTTAAATGCCTCCATTGCTCTGAGACTGTCCTGCACCCAGGACCCATTGACTGGCCACCTTCCAGCAGAACCACTTTGCAGACCACAGTCTCAAGTGACTTCTGCTTTCTCTTGCTATGTCCCGAGAAGTGCAGCCTTTGAAAACCTGCAGCCCTGATATCAGGTTTCCAAGGAGTTCTTAGGGAGATAGGACTCAAAGagcaggttaaggggtgactagaTCCCAGTCCATAAGTACCCACTGTTAGAGGGCttccccttcaccctcccacttccctggttcttgtcacgcagacagcaagcagcaaaagaacCAGAAGTCCAAAGCAcagacaatgcaatgtttattggggttagtttcaaaGCAAACATATTccaaagcccttcacaccagcCGGGCTTATCTCTACTCACCgatagagtctgttccccagtgttcccttcccagctccgacgctgcagagcatttaccccgtgtcccccttcccgGCCTCGACGCCGCAGAGTGTTTACCCTGCATCCCCCTTCCCGGCTCCGATGCTGCAGAGCATTTACCCTGCGTCCCCCTTCCTGTCTCTGACACCGCAGAACCTTTACCCCACATCCCCATTCCCGACTCCAACACTGCACAGCGTTTACCCCGCGTCCCCCTTCCCATTTCTGACACCACAGAGTGTTTACCCCGCGTTCCCCTTCCCGGCTCCAACGCTGCAGAGCATTTACCCTGCATCCCCCTTCCCGGCTCCGATGCTGCAGAACGTTTACCCCGCATCCCGCTTCCTGGCTCCGACGCCGCGGAGCCGttaccccgtgtcccccttcccagctctaaacactgcagagccttgcctgtgttccttagcaaacatgattccaatttcccttccacttcctgtttgaccacagtttatatagtaatattctcagctatatgttaaccaatcattttattgAAATTTAACTAATCAATCCTAACATagtgtaacataattctctaaccaattatatcccactaccctaattaacttacccCTAGCAAAATGAATTATACAGCAGCCAGAAACAATtcgagaaccagacagattaacactagaaaagtgggggccataaagctAAAACagacagaaatgagggtttcacaagcACAACcattgagaagtgatttcttgccagacaggatgttaTCAAACGAAGTGTTCTTTAAccatctttatctggtggtgatgggcattATCAGGACAGGGTTGTATTTCTAatagcccaatagcaccttatgtCAGTGTGattggtttgggatgtgaggatgtgacccttCATTTCCCGGTTTATGGcttcccctgctgcttagccaaaggccttaacctaagaacagggcctcagactgtcctaGGGAGAGAAGGTCCAgacacaggcagactgtgattttgattctctgtttttatacccctgtaactagctaagtgataaaaatacacctaagttcttgaactataggcctttacagacaggactgaatatctatattcactcacctggggaacaaatatttgataatgggtccttcagtctagcacagaaaggtctaacatgCTCCAATGGCTGGATGTTAAAGGTAGACTAAACTCAGACTGGAAGTCAGGCAGAAATTTTTACCAGTGAGAACAATTGAAACAATTCCCCGAGGGtcgtggcagattctccatctccGGCCATTTTTAAATTGAGATGGGAAGTTTCTCTAACAGATCGCTCTAgttcaagcaggaattaattcagggcaggGTCATGCCTGTATTACccaggccttggaatctgtgaggGGAAGGGGCGCTCCCGACTCACCAAGCCCAGGCCAGGATGGAGCTGACCCCGTACCTCACCCTAGAGTGGTCTATCGGATCGTAGGCGCCAGCGGAGGCTGGCGTGGAACAGCTGGAGAGTCCCGCTAGCCCGAGCCCCCATTGGTTAGAAATCCCCAAACCCAAGTCCTGGCCTCTCACCAGCGCTGAAGGGTGGGAGCTGAGACTTCCTGTGGAGTTGGCCAGATGGTGTCCAGTGCTCGGCGTGCATTGATGGGTGTGGAACCGATTCCTTTTAGCTTTGGATGGTTTTATAACCCTCCCCCGGAATAAAGAATGATGCTGGTTTCTTGGATAGTGTTTTCTCTCAGTAGAGCTCGACCCCCTGACCATCTTTCAGTGCATTATTACcctcattatacagatgggaaactgaggcacggagaaactaagggacttggccaaggtcacagaggaagtcccTGATAGAGCAGGGAACCCACAGGGTCTTCCTGTGCCCTCTCCCCTGGACCAGCCTTCCCGCTCAGAGGGGCGGCTGGAGATCTATCCCCCAGGACCGGACCACAGGACTGCCGACATTGGAACTCAGCCAGGCACCCATGGTCACCCCCAGCGGGCGATCTCGGGACAGGACCGTTGGCCGGGCGTTTCCAAGCACTTCGCGTTGCAGCCGGAGTGGCCCTGCAATGTCAGAGGAAGGCAGAGCGAGGATTGAGGGCTGGAAGTTAAAGTCAGACAAACTCCAATCGGAAATGAGGCGCCGGATTTTTCACAGCGTGGGTGATTCACCAGTGGGAAAGCGGTGGGGTCTCCATCTCTTCCGGCTTCCGAGCCAGACTGGCCGCCCTTCCGGGAGATGATTTAGTCCAAGGGGAGATATCGGGCCTAACACAGAAGGAAGTGGGCGGCGTTCTCCAGCCTGGGTGCCACAGCAGGTCAGACGAGAGGATCTAAATGTCCCTTCTTAGAATCTGTGGGCGATGGCTCCTCGCTCTGGGGTGGCTTCTTGGGGACGTATCTGGGCTATGCTGCAGCCCCGTCACCCCATTCGTCAGcccagattggggggagggggagacaccgaTCAGATCAGGGGTTTGTCGTCAGATAGATCCTCAGTgccatccccctcctccctcccaccaccagcgGCCTCAGCCCTCTGCCTATCCCTCCGGGCGATGTTCCCACCcacgcccacgcccacgcccacgcccacGACGATACCGGCCGCGGCGCCCGTCCCAGCCCCAATGGCCACAGCCGCCTCGGCGGCGACGGCAGCAGCGGCGATCCCAGCACCGATCCCGGCACCGACAGCTCCGCCCACCGGGGCCAGGACCACCATCCCCGCACCCACGCCTGCCAAAATGGCGAATTTCTTGAAGGACTTCTTGTAGGTCTCCAGGAAGGTCTCAGCCTCCTGtgtcagctcctcctccagctctgtCAGCCGGGCCTCTTTCTCCGGCGCCGGCTCCCGCATGTCGATCCGGCACCGCCACAGCAACTGCCCACGCCGCTCCGCCAACAGCTCCACCATCTTGCTCGGCCGCACCTTCAGGCAGTCGATCATGTTCCGGGAGTCGCCGTCCTGCGTCCGCCGGGAGAGGAGACGGCCAAGAGCATTAAAAGGGGCGAGACAGCACAACTCCACCCTAAGATTGGGGTCCACTTCACATGGGGCATTGCACAGACCCCCTcaccaactgagatcagagccctggtcattagggtgaccagatcacagggatgaaatatcgggacgcggggcggagcaaaaaaaaaaatggcggcggagcaaaaaaaaaaaaaaacagtttcgcaggggcggggggcattagcaggccccagccgcgccgggcgcacgtgctgcccatcccagggcaaaagctggccccgatgcagaaggggctagggatagtagcaaagtccggggctggccgcggcgcgggcgtgcaaggggccagggctggcacagccgagccacagcagcggccggtcacctgaggggctccaggctgggcaacgggcaggagccagggcttttcccagccctgcagagcctcctgccccccagcccgccgtgggcacatgcggcgcgtcccgccgccggcagggagccccgcgcctctcctgctcggctgcgctccagcggctccttccaggcggggcgagccgctggagcgcagccaagcaagagaggcgcggggctccctggcagcggcggggaagtttatggggaccccggctggcccctcacccctgtccgccggcctccctgcctgggacaagtctcgcccccgcagcctctcttcgccgcgtgtctctggcggcccacgctgcccacccgggccagagccagccccggctgctgcctccacagcagcggccggtctcctgaggggctccccggggctccaggctgggcaacgggcaggagccagggcttttcccagccctgcagagcctcccgctccccagcccgccgtgggcacatgcggcgcgtcccgctgccggcagggagccccacacctctcccgctcggctgcgctccagcggctccttcccggcggggccgcggcaactttcccttcccctcccaggctcctagtagttgcccgaccctcctcctaacctcctccctccattgagagatccaatgggggaaggagggggcggagtcggggttgggggggcgtgagcgccggagcggagggcaaatttgcttttttgtccagtgtcctgaccgaACATCGGACGGGACGCggaacaaagaaggaaatatcgggactgtcccgataaaatcgggacgtctggtcaccctactggtcaTACAGACAACCCTTAACTGAGATCAGAGCTCCCATCACGCCAGGCCCCGTCATGCAAGTTGCTGCACAGGCCTCAGGTTCGAGACTGGGCCCCCTCTTGTGCCAGGTTTGGACTCTCCCATCTGTGCAGCCACCCTGGGAGCTAGAGGTATGAACTCCTATCTCTTGCCCCAAAGCCCAGAGCCTGCAGGACTGGCTAGGAAGTTTCCCTGGGGTTCCCCTGGCTGGGGACACAGCTGCCCCCTTGGACTCACCTTCTCCTTCAGAAAGAGAGCGTGGTCTGCGTGGGCTCTGTCCAGGACATTCTGGTTGTGGAAGGTGATGGCCATCTGTGCAGGGAGGACAAGGCCGGGGTGAGCTGCAGTTTATGGGGACCTGTTTCTACCTAGTGGCTGCAGCTTCCACCGCAGTAGCCTCACGTAACAGAGCAACGCCGCTAGCTGGGGTGGCAGCTGCTTGGGACTTCCGGTGCCGCCGGTCTCCAGTTTGTTCCTCAGCCTCAGCTCCCTTCCTCACCCCGACCTGTACTTTGCACTTGCAGCACAGTCCTGGAGCCAAGGACTCTgcaaacccctgtcccagccgGGCTCGGCCTGAAGCTGACCCCTGACAGCGCATCAGTGACACCGGCTCTCACGGGTCTGGTGGTATTTGGGGGCTTTTATCAATCTGCAGGAGGCAGGTGGTTTGGGTGTGAATCTCAGCTCTTTTtttggttgggggggaggggctttgggCTGGGTTAACTCTTGTTGTGGAGGAGCAATTGTTGGCCTGAGACCTGATCAACCCCCCCATATTAAACCACCTCAGGAATGTCCCTAACGAGAGTTATAACCACCAAGGTGGTAAAGTAGAGACGCCCAGGCACTGGGAAATTAGGGCGGATACAGAAAGAGACTCAACAAATGGGAAGATAAGCTCTGACCAGTGTTTTATGCTGACCATCTGCACAAACAGAGAAGGTCACAACCAAGTTACCATTTGGGGACGAAAGAGAAAATGTAAAGAACTTGGGCAGGAAGAAGGACACCTAGGTGCCAGTGCGTAATTGGTTAAAATTTCTGTTATTTAGGAGTGTGGGATAATGTGATAGGTTTAATACATTGGAAGGAGGGAGCTAATTTTACCTATAGAATGTAAATGAAAAACTATGCTCTTTGGGAATCAACTCCGGACTGCAGGGGAACATCAAACTGCAAAACATCCGACCCCCTGCATGATCGTGACGTGTGTGGGTGCTGGGAACCCCCGGATGAGAGGATCCCGACTGGCCATTGGGTGAAATGTGTCTGGAtgttgggagtggtgagcataagGGATTTGCTTGGTATATGTATTCTGTGTGTGTTTCTAATAAACAGATGTTTAGAGCACAACTGTGTAAGTCTCTTTCGCTGGGAAAAGGTTCTGCAGACCCGTACAGCCCCGAGCCCCGAGGGGAAGGGCgggtacttaaattgaccaggtttATTCCTCAGTCCTGTGGGTAAGGATaggtttgccagaaactgggaatgggcgacaggggatggatcacctccctgttctgttcattccctctcggacatctggcactggcaactgtcggcagacaggatactgggctagatggatctttggtctgacccagtctggccgttcttatgcacTTATGTGTCTTACCCCCCAAGCCCTCAGTCAGGAAAGGGTGAGGGTGCCTTAAATTGACTGGGTCACACTTTGAGTCCTAGGCAGGGTATAGGCTGGGGGCCCTAAATTGACCGGGTAACACAATGACTCTGGGACAGTCTCTGCTGTGGTGCTATTCTGGAGTGGTTATTGGGGTgtagttattctggaatagttagGCTGGTCTATTCCCCCCATGTACATAAACTGAgtccccccattctcctctagaaGAGGGcccagcagggccggcgcaacctattaggtgacctaggcagttgcctagggtgctaacatttggggggcggcgaccgcggcggccggttCTTCGGCTGCCCCAGTCGTCGTCGGCATtttgggggcaggaccttccgccgcctagggcggcaaaaaagctggtggcgctcctggggCCTGGATAGCACCTCTCCCAGCGGATCTGAGGCTGACACCCAAGAGAACTTTACAGTCCATGGCTATGGTTCTGTCTACAGTGAGATGTAAGCCCAGAGTGAGTAGGAATCGAgttagcagcccctggggttGCTAACCTAGGACTGGAgcgtctacactcatttgtaaccccaggttaggactCGTTGAACCCTGGGTTCCAGCTCGgagctccagcatctacactgcattatgcaggccTGAGTGCAACCGCctgtatcccagacttcctagcgccTGCCCCCTAAGAAGGGGGCAAGTTTAGTTTTGGAGCCTGAGAAGGGAGCTAGAGTTTAAACAGGCCCAGAGATGAGGCTCCAGAGCCCAGAGAGGCCAACCGTTTGTTGGACTGTGTTACCCGGGAAGGGGTTCCTTCGTGTGTCTTTAGACTGTGTGTGACTTAGCCGGAGGGCTGAGGTACCCCTGACAATGAGAACCGCCAACAGGGGGCACCAGGATGAGAAAAAGGGAAGAGTGCAGGATCGCACCCAGCTGACAGGAGCcgctcatgagaggtgagtgtCCCCCCATCACACCAACCCATAGAGAAGTATGAGGCATGTGAGAAACATGATCTACAGTTCCTAGGAGCCACCTCGGCAGCATTGCCAAATGGGGAGGTTTGTAGGAAACTCAACGGGTTCTGCACAAAAAACCTAAACAAAAATCCCCACTTTTGGGCCAGCTCTGATAAATGTCTGTCATTTACATGCCAAAACACATAGGGCAGGTATGTCCCCATGCCCGGGGACAGGCATGTTGATGTTTTGGGCCCAATGAACTGGAGACGCATCCGTACACTGAGCAAACCCTCCAGCATCAGCCACCCTCTAGTCTAGTCAAATTCTTCTACCTTGGAGTCCAAGAACCTGAGAGCCTTTCCCGGTCACTTCCAGTAGCATGGCCTGAGTTCCCAGCACCTCACCAGCGCTGGTATGGACGTGAGAGAGGAGACACCCCATGATCAGGTCAGAGACAGAGACGGTACCTGACAGGGAGAGGAGAAGCCGGAGCGATGTTTCTTCATCACATCAGATAAATTCTGCAAAGGAACCAAAAGAAATCATCACATCACAGACTCCACAGGGCTTAGAAAGGCTGTGAACATGGGGACGGCTCgcctggcgctgagatgcagccacctctggggtggggcagctggggatttgggggtaTTGGGGTCATCACTGACTGCAAGGAGAGAGcatccccttcctgctccctccagAACAGCTGGCCGGTCCCCACCTTTATCTTGGTAGCGAGCTGTGTCCCGGTGAGCAGCTCCCCATGCTGGTCCGTCCGGACGTGTTGACTGGCCGAGCTCACCAGGATGGTGATGTATTCCCTCAGGCTCTCCCGGAAATTCTCACCCATGTCTGCAAAGGGGCGAGAGATGGACAATGGTAGGGGATTATAGGGCCTATCTGATCCCCCTTCTCTCTACCTTCCACGTGTAGGCATGATCAGTGACCCAGTCACATTGCTCTACACATGGCAGGgagctcagagacactgtcctgGGTCTGTTACCTCTCAGGGTTCCCTCGCTTCCACTCACGATCCGCTCGCCAGGGGAGGGCATCAGGTAACAgcggctgctgcttctgctcagcGCTTCCAGGGCCTTGGGGTGTTTGCAAGGGGACGTCGCCGCCAGCTTCTGCCGGAGCCGGGGGGAATCGTTACATTGACACACAAACACCTGTTAACATCAGCCCGACCTGCCGGGCAGTCAGAGAGGGtctggaggggcccagcctcGTTTGTGGTAGGCATTGGAAGGGATGCAGTGAATGAGGTAGGGGATGGCAGGAAGAGACAGGAGTGAGTCCCaggtctcaacctcccccaccctgtaccCAGTCTATCCAGATGTCTTGTCCcagcctgctcctctccctccccctggtcTGGCTTTTCTCCCCTCCACACTGCAATCAAGCAGCTTCCTTCTCCACCCCACCTGGGCTCATTGAGAGCGTGGGAGAGACAGGACATCCCCTCTCAGGTCTGGTGCCCGGCCTGGAGCAGCAAGTGCGGGGGAAGTCCAGCTTTGCTACTGCAACCCCCGGCTGGAGCACACTGGGTCGCTCTGTGGGGACGGAGCACGCTCAGTCTGGGCACCATGTGGAGCtgtgaggggctggagcatggtcagtgtggacagattctGGTGTCTCTCTGACACActggccaccccaccccccgccaaatGTACAGTCCTTACTCCAAAgtagggagggctggggggcggagggggctaGCGATGTTAAAAAAAAGGAACATCAGAATTTTCTTTCAATATTGCTAAACAATGTGTATTTCtttagcctcattctcagaaacagctggagGAAGCACGAATCCAGCAGGAGGCAGAgaacaagcatggaaaatttcagcccaaacatttaaagtttggcaaagttataagcaactttAAAGGGGTCTTATAATGGGGTTTGTCAGGAAACCTTCATAAAGGGTGGGGCTACCagccccctggaggggaaaggccctgtgtcccattccccatcccctgagccagccagtccccaacACTGGGTCTGGATAGCAGCTggtgccccccagaggggacagaccCTAGgtcccattccccccacccaaccAAGCCCCACAGTCACCTGTCTGACGTATCTCAGATGCTGCTCCCCACCCTGGGCTCCGAGGACCCCGGGGATGTTCGAATCTCGCACCAGCAGGTCTAGATGCTGCAGGGGAGAcaggtggggagtgggggtcactgagggtgggggaggctgggacgGGGAGAAGGACGGTGTCTGCTGGGGTAACGACCCCTCGGGAGTGGGGCAGTTggtgcatggggcaggagcattctgtggagtgggggaggggtgcaatgTGGGGATACATGGGGCAGGGCGGGTGATTGGAGGGGAAGCCATCTCACCTGAATGGGCTCCAGTCCGTAGGCCTCTCCCACCACTTCGGCCACCTGCACAAACATCTGTGGAGAGAGAAGAGGGACGGGGTGAGTCTGGGACCTGGGAGGTGTTTAGTCTGGGGGGAGATGATCCTGCCTGTGAACAGAAAGGGGCCtgatcaccccccacccccaaatcggAGCTTCTCCCTCTGCCCAGGGCCGAGAGCGAGGCCCAGCGAGTGTGAAACGAATTGTGTGATGGACAGAGAGGATTTCAGCGgggcagagagaaagaggctgcacCCGGGcatgggacggggagggaggccGTAGGACACAGGGGTCTGGTTGCGGGGACGGATAACTGTCAGTGCGCACCCCTCCTCTGTCCAGTTTCAGGGTTTTCTCCTTCTCTCCAGGGCGCTCCACAGAGGTGTGGAGgggaagcggggtggggggggggcagtgatcGAAATTTGGGGTCCTTGTACTGAGGGGTCCCACTCCACAAACACCCCATTGCCTCAGGCTGACGGACGCTACCAACTTTCTTTGCACAGCCCCAGGGGTCAAGGCTCTGCTCACGCCTTGAACAGTCTGGTGATGCGGCATTTCCCTGAGCTCTGCCTAGGCCTCCCTATCTCTGTGTGAACCAGGTTTTTGCCAATGACAGAACCCAGGGCAGCGAGAGCAGATAAACCCCTCCCAAGCCGACCTGTGCCCGGCACAGAGAATCCCCCCGGGGTGCGGTACAGGGTCCGGACACGCCGTATGCCGTAGGCGGCAGTGACGTCACTAAGGGGCTTGAaccggtggggctggggctgggtaagAGCCTGGAGAGCAAAgcacagcagggggcagagcgaccgccccaggccctggccccagcagcttcCCACCGAtggtggagctgggctggaggggagggaggggtccgAACTCTGGCCCAATGGCCAACACCAGACATGTGGGAGCGAAGAGCCAGGCTGGGCCGTGCAGTGACAGCGCTGACTCCAGAGAACCCACATGACCGTGGGAgagtcagtttctctctctcagcttcagtttccccacagGAGCTATGGGGAGGGATAATAACCCTGTGGGGCTAACGGGAGAACCGGGCCTGGCCACGTTCAGTGTCGCGCTGCCCGGCCTCACCTCCAGGTATTCGAGATCCGGGTCCTTCAGCCGACGGCCAACGTTCAGTATCTGCAAATAACCAGGAGACAGACAGAGCTACAGCAACGAGCAGTGATAGCCGCCCCAGGCCACTTCCCAGCCACGTCACCCACCCCGCAGCatagcgccccctagtgccacccgGGTATTGaggccagccctgacccccaggggAGCgcgccccctgctgtgccccacgCCGCTCCCTCCCGGGCAACCTCCCAACCTGGTAGGAGCTGAGCAGCATGGACATGGCAGAGAGTTTGATGCTGGTCTCCTTGTTGCTTTTAAGGTCCATGGATCCCTCGGTGTCGACCAGCAGCATGGCCACCTGGGGGCCAAGAGTGAGAGCCCCAGGTCAGCTCCCGGCTTTGTCCAGCCACCTACGGCCCCTCTGCCCCCgagcctgccccctgctccacccccatggcACCTGGCATCTCATTCTCGCCTTCCCCAGAAATCCCCCAGTGTTAGTTCCCTATTTCTGTCTCTTCTCCATTCCCCCCTGTTCTCTCTCCACTGGTTCCCCTGGGGCCTCCTTCCCCACGTCTCTGTCCATCCCTCCCTGtttcccccactccctctgtTCCCAATCCTCTACCCTGTTCCCCTTTCCTTCTTCCAGcccccccatggcctcctccctgCTCTCTATGCACCCCCAATGCCACCACTCACCTTCCCGCCCTCGGTGGGGACCCAGAAGGGCTGACTCCACGCCCACACGCCGTGGGTGACTGGCTGCATGTCGGCGCGCCACTCGAACCCCTCCAGGAGCTCGTCCTCCCGGCCCATCCATGACCCGTCCCTCGCGTCCTGCGTGGAGGAATCATGGGGGGGAGGtcagtgcagggtgggggaggagagtgaCTGGTTCCCCCCCTCCTACCCCAGACTGCAAAcgctgggaggggacaggggttAATTGTACCAGTGTGGGGCGGGAAGGATACATGGTGACAGGTGTACTCGTAATCTGATAGACAAACCgactcactgctgtgtagacagagaCAGTGACATGCTGTGTTCcagacaggcagacagacaccTTAGGGTCCAGCCATGGCCCGAGCTAACCGGACATGTTTGGGGATGGGATGTTCACAGACACGTGTGCAGCTCTGtgccctccagcagggggcaggatggggctgTTCACACCCAGCTCACTCCTGCTCCCGTTCACACTCACCGGGCTCCGGAGCCGGCGCAGCAGGTAGTTCAGCAGGAAGGATTTACCCAGGCGTTGCTCCCCGATGATGGACACCAGGCAGACGGgggcgccccccaccccaccctgctccaggcagcgGCTCAGGGCCTCCTCGTCCAGGGTCAGGCCCCCTTCCTCGTCCAGACGCACCAGCTGCACCGGGCG encodes:
- the LOC135983295 gene encoding RING finger protein 112-like isoform X1, yielding MEQLREDVTCSICLDVLNDPVSIECGHNFCRGCLSIHWSEVSAQGRRCPECRAPCSGGRMIPDTRVKSLVEKFTELLREEPEPQGPGAPPEMGRPVQLVRLDEEGGLTLDEEALSRCLEQGGVGGAPVCLVSIIGEQRLGKSFLLNYLLRRLRSPDARDGSWMGREDELLEGFEWRADMQPVTHGVWAWSQPFWVPTEGGKVAMLLVDTEGSMDLKSNKETSIKLSAMSMLLSSYQILNVGRRLKDPDLEYLEMFVQVAEVVGEAYGLEPIQHLDLLVRDSNIPGVLGAQGGEQHLRYVRQKLAATSPCKHPKALEALSRSSSRCYLMPSPGERIVSGSEGTLRDMGENFRESLREYITILVSSASQHVRTDQHGELLTGTQLATKIKNLSDVMKKHRSGFSSPCQMAITFHNQNVLDRAHADHALFLKEKDGDSRNMIDCLKVRPSKMVELLAERRGQLLWRCRIDMREPAPEKEARLTELEEELTQEAETFLETYKKSFKKFAILAGVGAGMVVLAPVGGAVGAGIGAGIAAAAVAAEAAVAIGAGTGAAAGIVVGVGVGVGVGGNIARRDRQRAEAAGGGREEGDGTEDLSDDKPLI
- the LOC135983295 gene encoding RING finger protein 112-like isoform X2, encoding MGRPVQLVRLDEEGGLTLDEEALSRCLEQGGVGGAPVCLVSIIGEQRLGKSFLLNYLLRRLRSPDARDGSWMGREDELLEGFEWRADMQPVTHGVWAWSQPFWVPTEGGKVAMLLVDTEGSMDLKSNKETSIKLSAMSMLLSSYQILNVGRRLKDPDLEYLEMFVQVAEVVGEAYGLEPIQHLDLLVRDSNIPGVLGAQGGEQHLRYVRQKLAATSPCKHPKALEALSRSSSRCYLMPSPGERIVSGSEGTLRDMGENFRESLREYITILVSSASQHVRTDQHGELLTGTQLATKIKNLSDVMKKHRSGFSSPCQMAITFHNQNVLDRAHADHALFLKEKDGDSRNMIDCLKVRPSKMVELLAERRGQLLWRCRIDMREPAPEKEARLTELEEELTQEAETFLETYKKSFKKFAILAGVGAGMVVLAPVGGAVGAGIGAGIAAAAVAAEAAVAIGAGTGAAAGIVVGVGVGVGVGGNIARRDRQRAEAAGGGREEGDGTEDLSDDKPLI